One segment of Paramormyrops kingsleyae isolate MSU_618 chromosome 8, PKINGS_0.4, whole genome shotgun sequence DNA contains the following:
- the LOC111857017 gene encoding transcription factor HES-5-like: MAPFSYCSDAASLKMSGKEKNKLRKPVVEKMRRDRINSCIEQLKKLLEKEFQQQEPNAKLEKADVLEMTVTFLKQHLRPRAPVSAVPRAHSEGYAQCWRETLHFLSSCKGGMPLQWLHCLHGSQRATQQLYPMSPASSTCELVPVKQEPGAEKPIWRPW; this comes from the exons ATGGCTCCTTTCTCCTACTGCAGTGACGCTGCCAGCCTAAAGATGTCCGGCAAGGAAAAGAATAAA CTAAGAAAACCAGTGGTGGAGAAGATGCGCAGAGATCGCATCAACAGCTGCATAGAGCAGCTCAAGAAGCTCCTGGAGAAGGAATTCCAGCAGCAGGAACCCAATGCCAAGCTGGAGAAGGCCGACGTCCTGGAGATGACAGTGACCTTCCTGAAGCAGCATCTCCGGCCTCGGGCTCCTGTCTCCGCCGTCCCTAGGGCGCACAGTGAAGGCTATGCCCAGTGCTGGCGGGAGACCCTCCACTTCCTGTCCAGCTGCAAGGGGGGCATGCCCCTGCAGTGGCTTCACTGTCTCCATGGATCCCAGAGAGCCACTCAGCAGCTCTACCCCATGTCTCCTGCCAGCTCCACATGTGAACTGGTCCCAGTGAAGCAAGAACCTGGTGCTGAGAAACCCATCTGGAGGCCGTGGTAG